A window of Paracoccus alcaliphilus genomic DNA:
TGCGGCGCCTGCTTTCGCGCAAGGACGCCCCGAACCGGCGGCTGATTTCTGACGAGGCAGGATGTGACCCAAACGACGGAAACCCTTTGCAGACCGCCAACGCCCGTTCGGGCGATGCAGACCGACGATCCGGTGGAACTGCTGCGCTTTGCGGTGACCAGCTTCAGCCGCGGTCCCGTCGCGATTGCGACCCTGACCGGCATTCGTGGCGGCGCGGCGCGGGCATTGGGCGCGCATGTCGTCATAGCGGCGGATGGCGGTTATGCGGGTTTCGTGTCGGGTGGCTGCGTCGAAGCCGCCGTCGCGACCGAGGCCATGCTGGCCATGGCCGAAGGGCGTGATCGGACGGTGATCTACGGCGAGGGCTCTCCCTTCTTCGACATCGTCCTGCCCTGTGGTGGCGGAATTACCGTCGCCATCCATGTTCTGCGCGATGTGAAGGCGATCGAATGCGTCCTTCGATGCCTGAAGGCGCGTCGGCCCGCCGCATTGCGCTATTCCCCGCAAATGCAAGCGCTGGCCTGTACGCCACCGCCCGAGCGCGCCGGATGGGGTGGTGAGGATTTCCTGTCGGTCTATCACCCGGTGACCCGTTTGATGATCTCGGGCCGCACGATCGAGGCGCAAAACCTGATGCGACTGGCCGAATGCTCGGGCTATGATGTGATGCTTCTTGATCCACAGCGGGGCATAGAGGCTTTTGAGGGGATGGCCGACGCCTATACCGCCATCGCCATTTTACAGCACGATCCCGATGCCGAACTGCCTGTGCTTCTGAAGGCGTTGCAATCGCCGGGCTTCTACATCGGTGCCCTGGGCAGCATGAGGACACATCATGCCCGTGTCGAGCGTCTGCGCAATCATGGGATCCCCGAGGCCGACATCGCCCGGATCAAAGCGCCTATCGGCATGTTCGGCCCGACAAGGGACGCATCCTCTCTGGCGATCTCGGTGCTTGCCGATGTCGCGGCGGCGCGATTGACGCATTTTGCGTAAGCCGCCTGGCTGGCATCGCCGCTCAGCCTTTCAGGATGCCGCCCGCCTGTTTCACCGCTTCAACCGTGTCCACATCCAGAAGCGCCGCAGGACCAATGTCGATATCCACGACTGGCAGCGCCGATTGCCGGATCAGGCTGCGGGCGCCGTGGTCGCCCGACAGGTTCCGCATCAAGTCATGGAGCGCCTTC
This region includes:
- a CDS encoding XdhC family protein translates to MQTDDPVELLRFAVTSFSRGPVAIATLTGIRGGAARALGAHVVIAADGGYAGFVSGGCVEAAVATEAMLAMAEGRDRTVIYGEGSPFFDIVLPCGGGITVAIHVLRDVKAIECVLRCLKARRPAALRYSPQMQALACTPPPERAGWGGEDFLSVYHPVTRLMISGRTIEAQNLMRLAECSGYDVMLLDPQRGIEAFEGMADAYTAIAILQHDPDAELPVLLKALQSPGFYIGALGSMRTHHARVERLRNHGIPEADIARIKAPIGMFGPTRDASSLAISVLADVAAARLTHFA